One segment of Niabella beijingensis DNA contains the following:
- a CDS encoding GIY-YIG nuclease family protein, producing the protein MAYVYILYSPAAKRFYIGSCLELSDRLNEHRDKKHAGSFTARYSDWELYFTIADLSYLQARKVEQHIKKMKSRKYIENLVLYPEIAMGLIERYKSPF; encoded by the coding sequence ATGGCCTATGTATACATTCTGTATTCACCTGCAGCAAAGAGATTTTACATCGGTAGTTGTCTTGAGCTCAGCGATCGTTTGAACGAACATCGGGACAAGAAGCATGCGGGAAGTTTTACTGCGCGGTATTCGGATTGGGAGCTTTATTTTACAATTGCAGATCTTAGTTATCTTCAGGCACGGAAAGTGGAGCAGCATATCAAGAAGATGAAAAGCCGGAAGTATATAGAAAATCTTGTCCTATACCCTGAAATTGCGATGGGCCTGATTGAGCGTTATAAATCTCCTTTTTAA
- a CDS encoding HAD hydrolase-like protein gives MKNIFFDMDGTLTDSSQGIQNAVLFALEKMNIRETDPESLRQFIGPPLHHTFKTRYALADEAVNSAVAFYREYYQDKGLYENNLYDGIKPLLEQLAAARHRLFVVTSKQQAFARTIAGHFKLDVFFEDIIGSNPDHTMADKTALIRHTLTLYELDPAATVMVGDRKYDLIGARNNGVTAAGVLYGYGTEMELREHKADHLLATVDALGRFLLN, from the coding sequence ATGAAAAATATCTTTTTTGATATGGACGGAACCCTAACGGATTCCAGTCAGGGCATACAAAATGCCGTGCTTTTTGCACTGGAAAAGATGAATATCCGTGAAACAGATCCGGAATCCCTCCGACAGTTTATCGGCCCTCCCTTACACCATACATTTAAAACCCGGTATGCACTTGCCGACGAAGCGGTGAATAGTGCTGTCGCTTTTTACAGGGAATATTACCAGGATAAAGGCCTGTATGAAAATAATCTATATGATGGGATTAAGCCCCTGCTGGAACAACTGGCTGCTGCCCGGCACCGGCTTTTTGTGGTTACCTCCAAACAACAGGCTTTTGCCCGCACTATTGCCGGGCATTTTAAACTGGATGTTTTTTTTGAAGACATTATCGGCAGCAACCCGGATCATACAATGGCCGACAAAACAGCATTGATCCGGCACACATTGACATTATATGAGCTGGATCCGGCTGCCACTGTTATGGTGGGCGACCGGAAATATGATCTCATCGGTGCCCGGAATAATGGAGTGACCGCGGCCGGCGTATTGTATGGGTACGGTACCGAGATGGAGCTGAGGGAACATAAGGCCGATCACCTTCTGGCGACGGTGGACGCGCTGGGGCGTTTTCTGCTTAACTAA
- a CDS encoding DUF4126 domain-containing protein, whose translation MPVKDSRIKNSRNAGNFVNYYMNWDVQTFSAAALGIALAACCGFRVFVPMLIAGLAGRFELFHFSENFVWLSSMPALITLGIATVFEIAGYYIPFIDNILDTIAAPLAAVAGTLLATSVIPIENDWMKWITGIIAGGGSAGLIASGTGLLRLLSSKTTLGVGNNVVATGENAAAIGGSVLSFLIPVIMAVLFILFFIWMIRKMIRRVRGNKTSVSQSH comes from the coding sequence ATGCCGGTAAAGGACTCCCGTATTAAAAATTCGCGGAATGCCGGAAATTTTGTAAATTACTATATGAACTGGGACGTACAGACCTTCTCAGCTGCTGCGCTGGGCATTGCACTGGCCGCCTGCTGCGGCTTCAGGGTTTTTGTTCCCATGCTGATTGCCGGACTGGCCGGCCGTTTTGAGCTGTTCCATTTTTCCGAAAATTTTGTGTGGTTGTCTTCCATGCCGGCGTTGATCACCCTTGGGATCGCCACTGTATTTGAGATTGCGGGCTATTATATCCCTTTTATTGATAATATCCTGGACACCATTGCTGCTCCCCTGGCGGCTGTTGCTGGTACGCTGCTGGCTACCTCGGTAATCCCCATTGAAAACGACTGGATGAAATGGATCACAGGTATCATTGCCGGCGGGGGCAGTGCGGGACTGATCGCATCCGGTACCGGGCTGCTCCGGTTACTAAGCAGCAAGACCACGCTTGGCGTGGGCAACAATGTGGTAGCTACCGGGGAGAATGCCGCGGCCATCGGGGGATCCGTACTCAGCTTTCTTATTCCTGTGATCATGGCCGTGTTGTTCATCCTGTTCTTTATCTGGATGATCCGCAAAATGATCCGCCGGGTACGCGGCAACAAAACTTCAGTCAGTCAGAGTCATTGA
- a CDS encoding porin family protein, translating into MKNALLLTICCSLFGTGLFAQEGIYGRKVRLGFKVDPVFVNALRPLENGIEKDGSGFGVNYGLMADIQFADNRGAFATGLEVQHAVSSLLYNDAGKGLYRDEAAGAAQRYKLKLKYVQIPLSIKLKTNENNGFRWWGQFGTYVGALIGSRLNYSFGNTSDNNINVMSKTNKVNMGLLVGAGGEYRLAEKTDLFFGLGLENGFTDITTNKDWKDDKVVLNRWALRLGVFF; encoded by the coding sequence ATGAAGAACGCTTTATTGCTGACGATATGTTGCAGCCTGTTTGGTACGGGGCTGTTTGCACAGGAGGGGATTTACGGCCGGAAGGTAAGACTGGGTTTTAAAGTAGACCCCGTTTTTGTAAACGCGCTTCGCCCGTTGGAAAACGGAATTGAAAAAGACGGTTCCGGATTTGGTGTCAATTACGGGCTGATGGCGGATATACAATTTGCGGACAATCGCGGGGCCTTTGCAACCGGTCTGGAAGTGCAACATGCTGTTTCTTCCTTGCTGTACAATGATGCCGGTAAAGGATTGTACCGGGATGAGGCCGCCGGAGCAGCTCAGCGCTATAAGCTGAAACTGAAATACGTCCAGATCCCATTGAGTATAAAACTGAAAACAAATGAGAACAACGGCTTCCGCTGGTGGGGCCAGTTTGGCACTTATGTGGGCGCATTGATCGGCTCCCGGCTGAATTATTCTTTTGGCAATACCTCCGATAATAATATTAACGTGATGAGCAAGACCAATAAAGTAAATATGGGATTGCTGGTAGGAGCAGGTGGTGAATACCGTCTTGCTGAAAAAACAGACCTGTTTTTCGGACTGGGGCTGGAGAACGGGTTTACCGATATTACGACCAACAAAGACTGGAAGGATGACAAAGTCGTACTGAACCGCTGGGCCTTGCGGCTGGGTGTTTTCTTTTAA
- a CDS encoding NAD(P)H-binding protein produces the protein MGKKTAAIVGSGGLIGSHLLRHLLDDREYGTIRTLMRWPAAPTHPRQEEKLVDFNDAESILLALTDVDVVFCAIGTTLKKVGGDKKRYWQIDHDIPLRVCRMALEAGCREMAMVSAIGANSNSSNFYLQLKGKTEEDLIATGIPVLHLMQPSLLLGDRNEKRRMEAISQRIMKPASALLSGSWSKYKAIDAGDVARAMIEAVRVPRTGVFRYTWKEMMELSDQYTSDS, from the coding sequence ATGGGAAAAAAAACCGCGGCAATAGTTGGTTCCGGCGGTCTCATCGGATCGCATTTACTACGGCACCTGTTGGATGACAGGGAATATGGTACCATAAGAACATTAATGCGGTGGCCTGCAGCGCCCACGCATCCCAGGCAGGAGGAAAAGCTGGTTGACTTCAACGATGCTGAGTCCATACTGCTGGCCCTCACAGATGTGGATGTCGTATTTTGTGCCATCGGCACCACACTGAAAAAAGTAGGCGGTGATAAGAAACGGTACTGGCAGATCGATCATGATATTCCGCTGCGTGTGTGCAGAATGGCGCTGGAGGCAGGCTGCCGGGAAATGGCAATGGTATCTGCGATCGGGGCCAACAGCAACAGCAGCAATTTTTATTTGCAGCTGAAGGGGAAAACGGAAGAAGATCTTATTGCCACCGGAATACCTGTCCTGCACCTTATGCAACCCAGCTTGTTGCTGGGCGACCGCAACGAGAAACGGCGGATGGAAGCCATCAGTCAGCGCATTATGAAACCTGCATCGGCACTGCTTTCCGGCTCCTGGTCGAAATACAAGGCCATCGATGCCGGCGATGTGGCCCGGGCAATGATCGAAGCCGTGCGGGTACCGCGTACCGGCGTCTTCCGTTATACCTGGAAAGAAATGATGGAGCTCTCTGACCAGTATACTTCAGACAGTTAG
- the mnmD gene encoding tRNA (5-methylaminomethyl-2-thiouridine)(34)-methyltransferase MnmD: MQDPDYHIIRSGDGSDSVGVGGTDISFHSVRGAFTESAQVFIGNGLNYYLELHRPRELRLLEIGFGTGLNTLLTALALRTQEVNVYYTSLDRYPLMPAVYGQLNYGSFTNAPDLYRQLMTAPWDTEILLQEGLLLKKVHADLLDYQPGRNIDICYFDAFAPGDQPELWTADVFKKIRSAMKDGAVLVTYCSKSAVRKTLQEAGFVVQKLKGPPGKREVVRAVAASMTLTD, from the coding sequence ATGCAGGATCCGGATTACCATATTATTCGTTCCGGTGACGGCTCCGACAGTGTCGGTGTTGGCGGAACGGATATCAGCTTTCATTCCGTGCGGGGCGCTTTTACAGAGTCTGCACAGGTATTTATCGGGAACGGATTGAACTATTACCTGGAGCTGCACCGGCCCCGGGAGCTCCGCCTGCTGGAGATCGGTTTTGGTACCGGTCTGAATACCCTGCTGACCGCACTGGCACTACGCACACAGGAAGTAAACGTATACTATACGAGTTTGGACCGCTACCCGTTAATGCCGGCTGTTTACGGGCAGCTCAACTACGGTTCATTTACCAATGCACCTGATTTATACCGGCAGCTGATGACAGCTCCCTGGGATACGGAAATTTTATTACAGGAAGGGCTGCTGCTTAAAAAGGTTCATGCAGACCTGCTGGATTACCAGCCCGGCCGGAACATTGATATCTGCTATTTTGATGCGTTTGCCCCCGGGGACCAACCGGAATTATGGACAGCGGATGTGTTTAAAAAAATACGCAGTGCTATGAAAGATGGGGCTGTGCTGGTGACCTATTGCTCCAAATCGGCAGTGCGTAAAACCCTTCAGGAAGCGGGGTTTGTGGTGCAGAAATTAAAAGGGCCTCCGGGGAAACGGGAAGTGGTGCGTGCCGTTGCGGCATCAATGACTCTGACTGACTGA
- a CDS encoding AraC family transcriptional regulator encodes MEFLETIVQYYRSTGRAVPDDLIKSGGKSQHFNVLKRQNSLRSLPFHRRDYYKICLSTGGAVFRTGEGEVTIDQPVICFTDPDIKMGFDTYREAQGGYLSVFNELYLTPDLKREFKKVQKVLGNQLFPFLLLSGDEYNTLYSYFQLMEKEYCSTLPYKKELMLSFLRLILNTVIRFQKARSMSDEKSERPDRLVSGFLQLLNGQFPIDAPDTVLRYRNPGDFAGLLHVHVNHLNHTVRKLTGKSTSRIIQERMLEEATDLLKNSDWNISEIGNSLGFEYVQHFSQFFRKHTGESPGQYRKAFFIHV; translated from the coding sequence ATGGAATTTCTTGAGACCATTGTGCAATATTACAGATCCACCGGCCGTGCAGTGCCCGATGATCTGATCAAATCGGGCGGAAAATCACAACATTTCAATGTGCTGAAACGGCAAAACAGCCTGCGGTCATTGCCGTTTCACCGCAGGGATTATTACAAGATCTGTCTTTCCACAGGAGGTGCAGTATTCCGTACGGGCGAAGGCGAGGTAACGATTGACCAGCCGGTGATCTGTTTTACTGATCCGGATATTAAAATGGGTTTTGATACGTACCGCGAAGCACAGGGCGGCTACCTGAGCGTCTTTAATGAATTGTATCTGACACCCGACCTGAAACGCGAATTTAAAAAAGTGCAGAAAGTGCTGGGGAACCAGCTGTTTCCTTTCCTGTTGCTGTCCGGTGATGAATACAATACGCTGTACAGTTATTTCCAGCTGATGGAAAAGGAGTACTGCAGCACTTTGCCGTATAAAAAGGAGCTTATGCTCAGCTTTTTACGGTTGATCCTGAACACAGTGATCCGGTTTCAGAAGGCACGCAGTATGAGTGATGAAAAATCAGAACGTCCGGACCGGCTGGTATCCGGTTTTCTGCAATTATTAAATGGTCAGTTTCCCATTGATGCCCCGGATACCGTACTCCGTTACCGGAACCCCGGCGATTTTGCCGGACTGCTGCACGTACACGTGAACCACCTCAATCATACCGTCCGGAAGCTGACGGGCAAGTCTACCAGTCGCATCATCCAGGAGCGTATGCTGGAAGAAGCAACGGACCTTCTGAAAAACTCCGACTGGAATATTTCAGAGATCGGCAACAGCCTGGGCTTTGAATACGTACAGCACTTTTCACAGTTCTTTCGAAAACACACCGGTGAAAGCCCGGGACAATACCGGAAAGCTTTTTTTATTCATGTTTGA
- a CDS encoding PQQ-binding-like beta-propeller repeat protein has product MKRILFIGLYCFFVKLAAAQPSFQFAQISDLHIGSHDADEDLRRTVRDINANPDIRFVIASGDITEFGADTEIQLARQLLDSLNKPWYIVPGNHDDNWSESGTNTFNRIFGNEVFAFSYEGIHFLGANCGPNMKMSPGQVPYGNIVWLDSVLATIPAREPIIFVDHYPLDSSLNNWYEIADRLKRHNIQLYMCGHGHQNRQYDFEGIPGVMGRSNLRAKDSIGGYNIITIENGRATYRERKPGRETKKEWAVVELKDHHLDTDTQKWFRPSYAVNQQYPQVKEVWRYQDSSDIGNGFVLYKNRILTPDSRGRVLAIDPAANRVVWRFVTGGKIYAAPAIEKNRLVIPSTDGTIYCLNADNGKLLWSTATEKSIVATPVIKEGTVFVGSSEGKFRALRLSDGKLIWHYDSVRNFVKATPLYTDGKLIFGSWGNQLYALNSKTGKAEWVFTDGYGNRMLSPASCLPVTAFGRIFIVAPDRYMSALDAATGRLIWKHRWNEHSVRESMGLSADKKLVFAKTMQGHLVGIDTKADSAVIVWKTGNVFNYELNPSKITERNGRVYAFSDKGVIAAFDRKTGATVWVHKVANCLIHDLQFINDRKIAVTTMDGKVVLLQINN; this is encoded by the coding sequence ATGAAACGAATCCTCTTTATTGGCCTTTACTGCTTTTTTGTAAAACTGGCTGCTGCCCAACCTTCTTTTCAATTTGCCCAGATCTCCGACCTTCATATCGGCTCTCATGATGCAGATGAAGATCTCCGCAGAACGGTAAGAGACATCAATGCGAACCCGGATATCCGCTTTGTGATCGCTTCCGGGGATATCACAGAATTCGGCGCCGATACGGAAATACAGCTGGCCAGGCAGCTACTGGATTCGCTGAACAAGCCCTGGTACATCGTTCCGGGCAATCATGATGATAACTGGTCGGAAAGCGGTACCAATACCTTTAACCGTATATTCGGCAATGAAGTATTCGCCTTCAGTTATGAAGGCATTCATTTCCTGGGTGCCAATTGCGGCCCCAATATGAAAATGAGTCCGGGCCAGGTGCCTTACGGCAATATTGTATGGCTGGATTCGGTGCTGGCCACCATCCCTGCAAGAGAACCGATCATATTCGTAGATCACTATCCGCTGGATTCTTCATTAAATAACTGGTACGAGATCGCCGACCGGCTGAAGAGACACAATATACAATTGTATATGTGCGGGCACGGACACCAGAACCGGCAATACGATTTCGAAGGCATCCCCGGGGTAATGGGGCGCTCTAACCTGAGGGCTAAGGACAGCATCGGCGGCTACAACATTATTACCATAGAGAACGGACGCGCCACTTACCGCGAACGAAAACCGGGGCGGGAAACAAAGAAAGAATGGGCAGTTGTGGAATTAAAGGACCATCATCTGGATACAGACACACAAAAATGGTTCCGGCCGTCTTATGCCGTAAATCAACAGTATCCGCAGGTAAAAGAAGTATGGCGGTACCAGGATTCGTCGGATATTGGTAACGGTTTTGTATTGTATAAAAACCGGATCCTTACACCCGACAGCCGCGGAAGGGTGCTGGCCATTGATCCCGCTGCAAACCGGGTGGTATGGCGGTTTGTGACCGGGGGAAAGATCTACGCAGCGCCGGCGATTGAAAAGAACCGGCTGGTGATCCCTTCCACAGACGGAACCATTTATTGCCTTAATGCCGACAATGGGAAACTGCTCTGGTCAACCGCCACTGAAAAGTCCATCGTTGCCACGCCGGTTATAAAGGAAGGAACTGTTTTCGTAGGGTCTTCCGAGGGAAAATTCAGAGCGCTGCGTCTTTCGGATGGCAAGCTGATCTGGCACTATGATAGTGTCCGGAATTTTGTAAAAGCTACACCGCTCTATACAGATGGCAAACTGATCTTTGGCAGCTGGGGCAATCAGTTATATGCACTCAACAGTAAAACCGGGAAAGCGGAATGGGTCTTTACCGATGGCTATGGAAACCGGATGCTTTCGCCGGCATCCTGTTTGCCGGTAACGGCCTTTGGCCGCATCTTTATAGTGGCGCCGGACCGTTATATGAGCGCATTGGACGCTGCTACGGGCAGGCTGATCTGGAAACACCGCTGGAACGAGCATTCCGTACGGGAGTCGATGGGGTTATCGGCAGATAAAAAACTGGTATTCGCCAAAACCATGCAGGGACACCTGGTAGGGATTGATACAAAGGCCGACAGTGCCGTTATTGTGTGGAAAACCGGGAATGTTTTTAACTACGAATTGAACCCTTCAAAAATAACCGAACGGAACGGACGGGTATATGCTTTCAGCGATAAAGGGGTTATTGCCGCATTTGACCGGAAGACCGGCGCTACCGTATGGGTGCATAAAGTAGCAAATTGCCTGATACATGATCTTCAGTTTATCAATGACCGTAAAATTGCGGTGACGACCATGGATGGAAAAGTAGTACTGCTTCAGATCAATAACTAA
- the yiaA gene encoding inner membrane protein YiaA has translation MRQSLQPSNAFIAASWLALLIGITAYIIGLWNAEMELNEKGYYFTVLMFGLFSAISVQKAVRDQLEGIPVTNLYYGIAWFTTILSIVLLTVGLWNATLTKSEKGFYAMSFTLSIFAAIAVQKNTRDSKPVDTDEQKTNADAPAFPKLDPF, from the coding sequence CTGCATCCTGGCTGGCACTGCTGATCGGTATTACTGCTTACATCATCGGGCTGTGGAATGCCGAAATGGAGCTGAATGAAAAGGGCTACTATTTTACTGTATTAATGTTTGGTCTCTTCTCCGCCATATCGGTGCAGAAGGCCGTTCGCGACCAGCTGGAAGGTATTCCGGTCACCAATCTCTACTATGGGATCGCCTGGTTCACCACGATCCTCTCCATCGTTCTTCTTACAGTCGGATTGTGGAACGCCACGCTTACAAAAAGCGAAAAGGGATTTTATGCCATGTCTTTTACACTCAGCATTTTTGCCGCCATCGCTGTGCAGAAGAACACGAGGGACAGTAAGCCCGTTGATACTGATGAGCAGAAAACCAACGCAGACGCACCGGCATTTCCAAAGCTTGACCCATTTTAA
- a CDS encoding MFS transporter encodes MRKITKGQTGIPTVLAFLLIPISGLAMDIYIPSFPQMVEGLHTTASHIRLTMTVYLISYGVSQLFVGSLVDSFGRYRIGMTALALFVLTNFLITQLNSINWLLITRGIQGFLLAIIMVAKRSFFIDVYEGEKQKHYTSLLSIVWSAAPILAPFLGGYLEHFFGWRSNFYFLGIYALILLILEGIFSGETLKERRPFRLNAILGAYRQLLSARDFSYGILILGLCYSMVIVFNMAAPFIIENVFHYTAVQTGYSALVSGLALLAGGLFGKWLIQKPFFRKLRNGLLVQLGIAVIMYLAASYYHHILFMMVFVALLHFQMGYIYNCYFTYCLTRFPGMAGMSGGVTSGGSYIVTSIASYAIVSVLNVYDIGGLSVSYVTLSLLIGVMLLLLYPVVANRMRESLTV; translated from the coding sequence ATGCGGAAGATCACCAAGGGGCAAACAGGAATACCTACAGTGCTGGCGTTTTTACTGATCCCCATTTCGGGGCTCGCCATGGATATCTATATACCTTCGTTCCCTCAGATGGTGGAAGGGCTGCATACAACAGCTTCCCATATCCGGCTGACCATGACGGTGTACCTGATCAGTTATGGCGTTTCCCAGCTTTTTGTGGGAAGCCTGGTGGACAGTTTCGGAAGGTACCGGATCGGGATGACCGCCCTGGCGCTTTTTGTACTCACCAATTTCCTGATCACACAACTCAATAGTATCAACTGGCTGCTGATCACGCGGGGAATACAGGGCTTTCTGCTGGCGATCATCATGGTGGCAAAACGTTCTTTCTTTATCGATGTGTATGAAGGGGAAAAACAGAAACACTATACCAGTCTGCTTTCCATTGTATGGTCGGCTGCCCCCATACTGGCGCCTTTTTTAGGCGGTTACCTGGAGCATTTTTTCGGATGGCGGTCCAATTTTTATTTCCTGGGGATCTATGCATTGATACTGCTGATCCTGGAAGGGATCTTTAGCGGGGAGACATTGAAGGAACGGCGTCCGTTCCGGCTGAATGCGATCCTCGGTGCCTACAGGCAATTGCTGTCGGCACGGGATTTTAGCTATGGTATCCTGATACTGGGATTGTGTTATTCAATGGTCATCGTATTCAATATGGCGGCTCCATTCATTATCGAAAATGTATTTCATTATACCGCTGTACAAACGGGATACAGTGCGCTGGTATCCGGTCTGGCATTGCTCGCCGGCGGATTGTTTGGCAAATGGCTGATACAAAAACCCTTTTTCCGGAAGCTGAGGAACGGACTGCTGGTGCAGCTGGGGATCGCCGTCATTATGTACCTGGCTGCATCGTATTATCACCACATCCTTTTTATGATGGTATTTGTGGCCTTATTGCATTTTCAGATGGGGTATATCTACAATTGTTATTTTACTTATTGCCTGACACGGTTTCCGGGAATGGCGGGTATGTCTGGTGGGGTTACCAGCGGCGGCAGTTATATTGTTACATCGATCGCCAGTTATGCGATCGTAAGTGTTTTGAATGTTTATGATATCGGCGGGCTGTCGGTTAGTTATGTTACGCTTTCGCTGCTGATCGGCGTGATGTTGCTGCTGCTTTATCCGGTCGTTGCCAATCGTATGAGAGAGTCGCTAACTGTCTGA
- the murB gene encoding UDP-N-acetylmuramate dehydrogenase has translation MRSDETAGTNYCRGFFSHRKNNVTLQYFKAMEILDNFSLKPYNSFGIEARAGHFAAVTSVAELKEALEWAKKRELPSLVIGGGSNLLLTEHYRGLVIKNELQGYEVLDADDDFVFVKVSAGEVWHRFVLHCLEQEYAGVENLALIPGCVGASPMQNIGAYGVEIRDVFQELTAVHRHEGYTRTFTHEACAFGYRESVFKNLYKDQFVITDVTYRLRKKPVFHIEYGAIRQELERLHVSTLSIQAIAQAVINIRSSKLPDPAVIGNAGSFFKNPSVDKSKYVSLKAAYPDLVAYENEDGTMKLAAGWLIEHAGLKGYRKGDAGVHEKQALVLVNYGKATGAEILEVCDLVVRTVSERYGVELHPEVNIL, from the coding sequence ATGCGATCCGATGAGACCGCCGGAACCAACTATTGCCGCGGTTTTTTTTCCCATAGAAAGAATAATGTTACTTTGCAATACTTTAAAGCTATGGAAATTCTGGATAATTTTTCTTTAAAACCCTATAACAGTTTTGGCATTGAGGCCCGGGCCGGGCATTTTGCCGCTGTTACCTCTGTGGCTGAATTAAAAGAGGCACTGGAGTGGGCAAAAAAAAGGGAATTGCCTTCCCTCGTGATCGGTGGGGGAAGTAACCTGTTACTGACGGAGCACTATAGGGGGCTTGTTATCAAAAATGAATTGCAGGGATACGAGGTATTGGATGCGGACGATGATTTTGTTTTTGTAAAAGTAAGCGCGGGAGAAGTATGGCACCGGTTTGTACTGCATTGCCTCGAGCAGGAATATGCCGGCGTGGAGAACCTTGCGCTGATCCCGGGTTGCGTAGGTGCATCGCCGATGCAGAATATCGGGGCTTACGGGGTAGAGATCAGGGATGTATTCCAGGAGCTTACCGCGGTACATCGTCACGAGGGCTATACCCGTACCTTTACCCATGAAGCCTGTGCATTTGGTTACCGGGAAAGTGTATTTAAGAATCTGTATAAAGACCAGTTTGTAATTACCGATGTGACCTACCGGTTGCGAAAAAAACCGGTATTCCATATCGAATACGGTGCCATTCGCCAGGAGCTGGAGCGCCTGCATGTTTCAACGCTTTCCATACAGGCCATTGCACAGGCGGTGATCAACATCCGTTCTTCAAAACTTCCGGATCCTGCTGTGATCGGTAATGCCGGCAGTTTCTTTAAAAATCCTTCTGTAGATAAAAGTAAATATGTATCGCTGAAAGCGGCCTATCCCGACCTGGTGGCCTATGAAAATGAAGATGGTACTATGAAGCTGGCTGCGGGCTGGCTTATTGAGCATGCAGGATTGAAAGGTTACCGGAAAGGTGATGCCGGGGTTCATGAAAAACAGGCACTGGTGCTTGTGAATTATGGCAAGGCCACAGGCGCTGAGATCCTTGAAGTCTGCGATCTCGTCGTGCGGACCGTATCGGAACGGTACGGCGTGGAACTGCATCCGGAGGTGAATATTCTTTGA